Sequence from the Ochrobactrum vermis genome:
ATCCTCAATATCGCCCTGCGTTTGCGCAAACTTGACGCAAGCACCACGCTCGGCAGTATTTTAGGACGCGGACATCGTCTGGCGAAGCGCGTCCATAGGCTGAAGCCGGATAGTACCGATCTTATCGTCCATGTCTGGACGCCAACGGGTACGGCCATGACACCGCTTCGCCAACGGGCAATTAGCCGATACATCGCTGCGGTAGATGTCAATGGGACCATTTCTACCGGCCATGCCGCGCTTGAAATGGGCAAGCATGTCTATATCAGCCACTATCCGGCGGTCGAGATCGACCGCTCGCCGAATGAATTCACCCGTATCTTGAGGGCAACCGCTGATAACAATGTGCCTGGCCGTTTCCTGCCAAGCTATGAGGAGGAAGCTGCTGAATGGTGTCAATCAACGGTGCAAGTAACAATTCGGAATATAGACGCGACGAGGCTCCTTCATTTTTGGACCCAATACAAATCCGACCCCACCTATAATCTGACCAACCGCAATTGTTCTAGCGTTGTTGCCGATGCACTGGACGCAGCCCTTGAAGGCGTTTATCGCAAACATCGATGGCCTCTGTTCGCCGCGTTGCATGCGCTCATCTTTCCGGAACTGCGTGCTGCTGCGTTGATCCGCAAACGTGCTGAACTGATGGCATGGACGCCTGGCTTAGTACTGGATTATTCACGCGCGCTGTCAGCTATCATCGATCCGCCCAGCTTTCTTATCAGCTTGTCCCGCCTTCGAATTGTGAGAAAACATACTCCTCTTGGTCAAGAGGACAACTGACGGCGTTTTCAGGTTAAGTTTTCCAGATGCCGCAGGAATCGAGGGGAAGTCATCGAATTGCTTGCGCTGAGCAGCGTTGGTACAAT
This genomic interval carries:
- a CDS encoding HdeD family acid-resistance protein, translated to MIRILLILLGREIIQQHWKTLLCASIIWLSLGAFILIDALDGKTLIHSRYFGYFLLPDGLLSLAAAAWSTGTARKMRIVQGVVLLCVGLLIISATPASNFALAMVLGLCFLIDGGMRIGSAWVVRYPRWRLGLASGIMEVIIAIITLQPWPTWYAGTVGFNVGAAMIFAGIGILNIALRLRKLDASTTLGSILGRGHRLAKRVHRLKPDSTDLIVHVWTPTGTAMTPLRQRAISRYIAAVDVNGTISTGHAALEMGKHVYISHYPAVEIDRSPNEFTRILRATADNNVPGRFLPSYEEEAAEWCQSTVQVTIRNIDATRLLHFWTQYKSDPTYNLTNRNCSSVVADALDAALEGVYRKHRWPLFAALHALIFPELRAAALIRKRAELMAWTPGLVLDYSRALSAIIDPPSFLISLSRLRIVRKHTPLGQEDN